In Streptomyces violaceusniger Tu 4113, one DNA window encodes the following:
- a CDS encoding sensor histidine kinase, giving the protein MTSSSPVHDPDGGGRGRGDERLPRPPAFAFPAQTWKEIAYLLANLPVGILCFIFTLVWLAVGLGLSVTVVGLPLLALGLRFSRLLGRFERNRARSLLLVRIDEPSPLPYRPGSGVLSRLWTSLRDPVGWRATLYALVRLPWAVVTFALTLTSLFIAWPVLPWIARGLTHVDRAMVRGLLFPSDELERRIAELESDRGTVVDTAAADLRRIERDLHDGAQARLVALAMGLGLAKEKLDEDPEAAAKMVDEAHGEVKLALQELRDLARGIHPAILTDRGLGPALSALSARCTVPVTVTVELPERPAPAIEGIAYFTVSELLQNISKHSGARTAGVDLWRTEDRLLIQVRDDGHGGASTDGGTGLAGLTERLGSVDGLFAVDSPPGGPTSVTAELPWRHRTGSAAGTAVARSR; this is encoded by the coding sequence ATGACCTCCAGTTCCCCCGTCCACGACCCCGACGGCGGCGGCCGTGGCCGCGGCGACGAGCGGCTGCCGCGGCCGCCCGCGTTCGCCTTTCCCGCGCAGACCTGGAAGGAGATCGCCTATCTCCTGGCCAATCTGCCGGTGGGCATTCTCTGCTTCATCTTCACGCTGGTCTGGCTTGCCGTAGGGCTGGGGCTGTCCGTCACGGTGGTGGGGCTGCCGCTGCTGGCCCTGGGGCTGCGCTTCAGCCGGCTCCTCGGCCGGTTCGAGCGGAACCGCGCCAGGTCACTGCTCTTGGTGCGCATCGATGAGCCCAGCCCCCTGCCGTACCGGCCGGGCAGTGGCGTCCTCAGCCGGTTGTGGACGAGTCTGCGGGATCCGGTCGGCTGGCGTGCCACGCTGTACGCCCTGGTCCGGCTGCCGTGGGCGGTGGTCACCTTCGCTCTCACCCTGACCTCGCTGTTCATCGCCTGGCCGGTGCTGCCGTGGATTGCCCGGGGGCTGACGCATGTGGACCGGGCGATGGTGCGCGGGCTGCTGTTCCCCTCCGATGAGCTGGAGCGGCGGATCGCCGAGCTGGAGTCGGACCGGGGCACGGTGGTCGACACCGCCGCCGCGGATCTGCGCCGCATCGAGCGCGACCTCCACGACGGCGCCCAGGCCCGGCTGGTCGCCCTCGCCATGGGGCTCGGTCTGGCGAAGGAGAAGCTGGACGAGGACCCGGAAGCCGCCGCCAAGATGGTCGACGAGGCCCACGGCGAGGTGAAGCTCGCCCTCCAGGAGCTACGCGACCTCGCCCGCGGCATCCACCCCGCGATCCTCACCGACCGCGGCCTCGGCCCCGCCCTCTCCGCGCTCTCGGCCCGCTGCACCGTCCCTGTGACGGTGACGGTCGAGCTGCCGGAACGTCCGGCGCCCGCGATCGAGGGAATCGCCTACTTCACCGTCTCCGAACTGCTCCAGAACATCAGCAAGCACAGCGGCGCCCGCACCGCCGGGGTGGACCTGTGGCGCACCGAGGACCGGCTGCTGATCCAGGTACGGGACGACGGACACGGCGGGGCGTCCACCGACGGGGGCACGGGGCTCGCGGGGCTGACGGAGCGGCTGGGCTCGGTCGACGGGCTGTTCGCGGTGGACTCGCCGCCCGGCGGGCCGACCTCCGTGACCGCCGAGCTGCCCTGGCGCCACCGGACGGGGTCGGCGGCGGGCACGGCGGTGGCACGTTCCCGGTAG
- a CDS encoding NADH-quinone oxidoreductase subunit A, with amino-acid sequence MSGAGVQLADGYFYGYTVVGLLAAIGVIFVAVAFGAGRLLRPVVPTPEKLLTYECGVDPVGEGWAHTQVRYYVYAFLYVIFAVDSIFLFPWATVFAAPGFGAATLVEMFIFLGFLAVGLLYAWKKGVLEWT; translated from the coding sequence ATGAGTGGCGCCGGCGTCCAGCTCGCGGACGGCTACTTCTACGGCTATACGGTAGTCGGACTGCTGGCGGCGATCGGCGTGATCTTCGTCGCCGTGGCCTTCGGGGCCGGGCGGCTGCTGCGGCCCGTCGTGCCGACGCCGGAGAAGCTGCTGACCTACGAGTGCGGAGTGGACCCGGTGGGCGAGGGCTGGGCCCACACCCAGGTCCGTTACTACGTCTACGCTTTTCTGTATGTGATTTTCGCCGTGGACTCGATCTTCTTGTTCCCGTGGGCGACGGTTTTCGCGGCGCCCGGCTTCGGGGCCGCCACGCTGGTGGAGATGTTCATCTTCCTCGGGTTCCTCGCCGTAGGTCTGCTGTACGCATGGAAGAAGGGCGTCCTGGAGTGGACGTGA
- a CDS encoding NADH-quinone oxidoreductase subunit B — protein sequence MDVTPNPTPNPTPTPAASAVPAPVPASVPASAPVDLPEPRRLGTLARLAPEPMKVVLNWGRRYSLWVFNFGLACCAIEFIAASMARHDFIRLGVIPFAPGPRQADLMVVSGTVTDKMAPAVKRLYEQMPEPKYVISFGACSNCGGPYWDSYAVTKGVDQIIPVDVYVPGCPPRPEALLQGILKLQEKIARESLGERYGTSGRGAESTASGRPSAAALRSGLVTPPGREDTT from the coding sequence GTGGACGTGACACCGAACCCGACGCCGAACCCGACGCCGACGCCGGCCGCCTCGGCGGTCCCCGCGCCGGTCCCCGCATCGGTCCCCGCCTCCGCTCCGGTGGACCTGCCGGAGCCGCGCCGTCTCGGCACGCTGGCCCGGCTGGCTCCCGAGCCGATGAAGGTGGTCCTGAACTGGGGCCGCCGCTACAGCCTGTGGGTCTTCAACTTCGGGCTCGCCTGCTGCGCGATCGAATTCATCGCCGCGTCGATGGCCCGCCACGACTTCATCCGGCTCGGCGTGATCCCCTTCGCGCCGGGGCCGCGCCAGGCCGACCTGATGGTCGTCTCCGGCACGGTCACGGACAAGATGGCGCCCGCGGTCAAGCGGCTGTACGAGCAGATGCCGGAGCCGAAGTACGTGATCTCCTTCGGGGCCTGCTCGAACTGCGGCGGCCCCTACTGGGACTCGTACGCCGTGACGAAGGGCGTCGACCAGATCATCCCCGTCGACGTCTACGTCCCCGGCTGCCCGCCCCGGCCCGAGGCGCTGCTGCAGGGCATCCTCAAGCTCCAGGAGAAGATCGCGCGCGAGTCGCTGGGCGAGCGCTACGGGACGTCGGGGCGCGGTGCCGAATCCACGGCCTCGGGCCGCCCGTCCGCGGCCGCGCTGCGCAGCGGGCTGGTCACGCCTCCGGGGCGGGAAGACACGACATGA
- a CDS encoding NADH-quinone oxidoreductase subunit C, which yields MTEPNETPERNETPEAAEVEPAEVEPAEVAEPAAVAAPPVGWLPRSATELFGEGATAEEAYDLLTVDVPADSWIASLETARDTLGCSYFDWLSAVDEPGTGFRVAAYVVALGGSGGAGAAGSGGAGAAGRAVRGLLVRTTVPHDAAALPTATGVYAGAAWHERETHEMFGIGFTGHPGLAPLLLPDGFEGHPLRKDFVLAARVVKAWPGAKEPGESGTGHAPKRRQMLPPGVPDPNEWGPLKGQLPPAPARPARGGPRAAGAAAGERPARRTRTATAGSASQRPAGAEPTADTPTPAPERPARRSRSVSEGSASRRPGGAEAADAQSSVVQRPGSGESAADSHTPAAERPGGAGAAGETPASAGAEAPGPVERPARGSRSVSEGSASRRPGGAEPTADDQTPAAERPAGAEAAGETHAPEAERPARRSRTAGEGSASRRSAGAEPTAEASASDAAASRQAAADKPSAPAEPPAPEGAAAEAPAPEAPAADGVVEPESTASASPAHPRRPAPRTRSSDAPWHHARPARDEDAESPREPEAAEAPEAGADGDGRGGEKPDSASDTPDTPDTNSDDQPGGTA from the coding sequence ATGACCGAGCCGAACGAGACGCCGGAGCGGAACGAGACGCCGGAGGCCGCAGAGGTCGAGCCCGCAGAGGTCGAGCCGGCGGAGGTGGCGGAGCCCGCTGCGGTGGCCGCCCCGCCCGTGGGCTGGCTGCCGCGTTCCGCCACCGAGCTGTTCGGCGAGGGCGCCACGGCGGAGGAGGCGTACGACCTGCTCACCGTCGACGTCCCGGCCGACTCCTGGATCGCGTCGCTGGAGACGGCCCGCGACACCCTCGGCTGCAGCTACTTCGACTGGCTGAGCGCGGTCGACGAGCCGGGCACCGGCTTCCGGGTGGCCGCGTACGTCGTCGCCCTCGGCGGGAGCGGGGGCGCGGGTGCGGCCGGGAGCGGGGGCGCGGGTGCGGCCGGGCGCGCGGTGCGCGGTCTGCTGGTGCGCACCACCGTGCCGCACGACGCGGCCGCGCTGCCGACCGCGACCGGCGTCTATGCCGGGGCGGCCTGGCATGAGCGCGAGACCCACGAGATGTTCGGCATCGGCTTCACCGGCCACCCCGGTCTCGCGCCGCTGCTGCTCCCCGACGGCTTCGAGGGGCATCCGCTGCGCAAGGACTTCGTGCTGGCGGCCCGGGTCGTCAAGGCATGGCCGGGCGCGAAGGAGCCGGGGGAGTCGGGCACCGGCCACGCCCCCAAGCGACGGCAGATGCTGCCGCCGGGCGTCCCCGACCCCAACGAGTGGGGCCCCCTCAAGGGCCAGCTACCCCCCGCCCCGGCCCGCCCGGCCCGCGGCGGCCCCCGCGCGGCAGGCGCCGCGGCGGGCGAGCGCCCCGCCCGCCGCACCCGCACCGCGACAGCCGGCTCCGCGAGCCAGCGCCCGGCAGGCGCGGAGCCAACGGCGGACACTCCGACTCCGGCACCCGAACGCCCGGCGCGGCGTTCGCGCAGCGTGAGCGAGGGTTCGGCGAGCCGGCGCCCGGGGGGTGCGGAGGCGGCGGATGCTCAGAGCTCGGTGGTCCAGCGTCCGGGGAGCGGCGAGTCGGCGGCCGACTCGCACACCCCGGCGGCGGAGCGTCCGGGAGGGGCTGGGGCGGCGGGGGAGACTCCGGCCTCGGCGGGTGCGGAGGCCCCGGGTCCGGTCGAACGCCCGGCGCGGGGTTCGCGCAGCGTGAGCGAGGGTTCGGCAAGCCGGCGCCCGGGCGGTGCGGAGCCGACAGCGGACGATCAGACCCCAGCGGCCGAACGCCCGGCAGGCGCCGAGGCGGCGGGGGAGACCCATGCTCCAGAGGCCGAGCGTCCGGCGCGGCGCTCCCGTACCGCCGGTGAGGGGTCCGCGAGCCGGCGTTCGGCGGGTGCGGAGCCCACGGCGGAAGCCTCGGCCTCGGACGCGGCCGCCAGTCGGCAGGCCGCAGCCGATAAGCCCTCGGCCCCCGCCGAGCCACCGGCGCCCGAAGGCGCGGCGGCCGAAGCCCCGGCGCCCGAAGCCCCCGCGGCCGATGGCGTCGTCGAGCCCGAATCGACCGCATCCGCGTCCCCGGCGCACCCGCGGCGCCCCGCGCCGCGGACCCGATCGTCCGATGCCCCCTGGCATCACGCGCGCCCCGCGCGGGACGAGGATGCCGAGTCCCCGCGCGAGCCGGAGGCAGCGGAGGCACCGGAGGCCGGGGCAGACGGAGACGGACGAGGCGGGGAGAAACCCGACTCCGCCTCCGACACCCCCGACACCCCCGACACCAACTCCGACGACCAGCCAGGAGGCACCGCGTGA